In the genome of Nonlabens sp. MB-3u-79, one region contains:
- a CDS encoding endonuclease MutS2: MKNISTKTIQDLEFDVVLAQASAYCITEDGKSAINALEPLTTRFLIDRELAYTNEYLWSFSSEHRIPNHGFDVIEKELQLLGIENSTLDKDSIRKLTILPRTVNEHIKFFKKLQEYFPQLFKRLQHIVFNEIIPTQVDLVMDRFGEIKDDASPHLRNLRREMNAVRGQLNGSFGQALSHYGQLDYLDEIKESVVENRRVLAVKAMYRRKVKGKMMGSSRTGSISYIEPERVLILSRKLSELEIEELEEIQRILKELTDFLRSFIPEFKEYREYLTHTDVIAAKAKYARKINGCLPMMVEHQELELVDAYHPLLWVANNERGEKTYPQTIRLAPENRIIVISGPNAGGKSITLKTIGLLQLMIQTGMLIPVHEKSRICVFDHVLTDIGDNQSIDNHLSTYSYRLKNMRGFLKTANDKTLFLIDEFGTGSDPELGGALAESMLEELYERKSYGIITTHYTNLKMLANEFPEMTNANMLFDSRSLEPIYQLQLGEAGSSFTFEVAQKNGIPYSLINKAKKKVERGKIRFDKSIAALQKERSNLRRNNDSLRDKEVKATQRATKLEDTQERVHQKLQDFQELYDGYQRFIQLGKKFDSLATNFENNKKKKLLLDELMKLVITENVKRQPVKKNEAPKVVKQQKGKQKQVEQEVIQKVQEIRTEKIKAKVSLVKEEDKKPQVALKINDKVRLADSKSVGTIDSIEKGKVTINYGFFTTIAPIEQLEKVGK, translated from the coding sequence ATGAAAAACATTTCAACAAAAACGATTCAGGATTTAGAATTCGACGTAGTACTGGCTCAAGCAAGCGCATATTGTATTACCGAGGATGGAAAATCTGCTATCAACGCCTTAGAACCACTGACCACGAGGTTTTTAATAGATCGAGAATTAGCTTATACCAACGAGTACCTTTGGTCGTTTTCTAGCGAACATAGAATTCCTAATCACGGTTTTGACGTTATAGAAAAAGAGCTTCAGTTGCTGGGAATTGAAAACAGCACTTTAGATAAAGATAGCATCAGGAAACTAACGATATTACCACGTACCGTTAATGAACACATCAAGTTTTTTAAAAAACTACAAGAATATTTCCCTCAATTATTCAAACGACTCCAACATATCGTTTTCAATGAAATCATTCCTACTCAAGTAGATTTGGTTATGGACCGATTTGGGGAAATCAAAGATGATGCTTCTCCACATTTGAGAAACCTGAGACGTGAGATGAATGCGGTTAGAGGCCAGCTCAATGGTAGCTTTGGTCAAGCGCTAAGTCATTATGGACAATTGGATTATCTGGATGAGATTAAAGAAAGTGTGGTAGAAAACCGCCGTGTTCTTGCTGTAAAAGCCATGTACCGACGCAAGGTGAAAGGTAAAATGATGGGAAGCTCTAGAACAGGGAGCATTTCCTACATTGAACCAGAGCGCGTGTTGATACTTTCGCGAAAGCTCTCCGAATTAGAAATAGAAGAACTGGAGGAAATTCAGAGAATTCTTAAAGAATTAACCGATTTTCTACGTTCGTTTATTCCAGAGTTTAAAGAATACAGGGAATATCTTACTCATACAGATGTGATTGCTGCAAAAGCAAAATACGCTCGTAAGATCAATGGCTGCTTGCCTATGATGGTAGAACACCAAGAATTGGAATTGGTAGATGCCTACCATCCATTATTATGGGTCGCCAACAATGAACGAGGAGAAAAAACATACCCACAAACCATACGACTGGCTCCAGAAAACAGGATTATTGTTATTTCTGGACCTAACGCAGGTGGTAAATCCATCACCTTAAAAACGATCGGATTGCTTCAATTAATGATACAAACAGGAATGCTGATTCCCGTTCATGAAAAGAGCCGAATTTGTGTTTTTGATCATGTATTGACCGATATTGGGGATAATCAAAGTATTGATAATCATTTAAGTACCTATAGTTACCGATTGAAAAACATGCGTGGCTTTTTAAAAACAGCTAATGATAAGACCTTGTTTTTAATTGATGAATTTGGTACAGGATCTGACCCAGAATTAGGTGGAGCGCTAGCAGAAAGTATGCTGGAAGAACTCTACGAGCGCAAATCCTACGGTATCATTACCACGCATTATACCAATCTAAAGATGCTGGCAAACGAGTTTCCTGAAATGACTAATGCCAACATGTTGTTTGATTCTCGATCTCTAGAACCGATTTATCAATTGCAGTTAGGAGAAGCAGGTAGTTCTTTTACTTTTGAAGTAGCTCAAAAGAACGGCATCCCTTATTCTTTAATCAATAAGGCAAAGAAAAAGGTAGAACGAGGCAAAATACGTTTTGACAAGTCTATTGCCGCTTTACAGAAAGAACGCTCTAATTTGAGACGTAATAACGACAGCTTGCGCGATAAAGAAGTGAAAGCCACACAGCGAGCAACTAAGCTAGAAGATACCCAAGAACGCGTTCATCAAAAATTGCAAGATTTTCAAGAACTCTATGACGGTTACCAGCGATTTATACAGTTGGGTAAGAAATTTGATAGCCTAGCAACAAATTTTGAAAACAATAAAAAGAAAAAGTTGTTGCTTGATGAACTAATGAAGCTGGTCATCACAGAAAACGTAAAACGCCAACCCGTTAAAAAGAATGAAGCTCCTAAAGTTGTAAAACAACAAAAAGGAAAGCAAAAACAGGTGGAACAAGAGGTGATTCAAAAAGTTCAAGAAATTAGAACTGAAAAAATTAAAGCTAAAGTGTCTCTGGTTAAG
- the rlmH gene encoding 23S rRNA (pseudouridine(1915)-N(3))-methyltransferase RlmH encodes MKITLLAVGKTDDSRMEQLTQMYVDRLQHYINFELEIIPDLKKTKNLSEEQQKNEEGKLILNKLEKSDFITLLDEKGKKYSSLQFAELINKRSVSGLKRLVFVIGGPYGFSPEVYARSNSKLSLSDMTFSHQMVRLFAVEQVYRAFTILKNEPYHHE; translated from the coding sequence ATGAAAATCACACTTCTAGCCGTTGGTAAAACAGACGATTCTCGTATGGAACAACTCACTCAAATGTATGTAGATCGCTTACAGCACTACATTAATTTTGAGTTAGAAATCATTCCTGATCTTAAGAAAACAAAGAATCTCAGTGAAGAACAGCAAAAAAATGAAGAAGGCAAACTCATTCTTAACAAGCTAGAAAAAAGTGATTTTATCACTTTACTCGACGAGAAAGGCAAGAAATACAGCAGCCTGCAGTTTGCAGAGTTGATCAATAAAAGAAGTGTTTCTGGATTAAAGCGATTGGTTTTTGTCATAGGTGGTCCCTATGGATTTTCTCCAGAGGTATATGCGAGGTCTAATTCTAAACTGTCTCTTAGCGACATGACTTTCTCTCATCAAATGGTACGCTTATTTGCTGTAGAACAAGTGTATAGGGCTTTTACCATATTGAAAAATGAACCCTATCATCATGAGTAG